DNA from Myxococcaceae bacterium JPH2:
CATCCGCCCCGGGGAAGCCATTCTGAGGGACCAAGTCGGCGCACCGGTTGTGCATCGCATCGCCGCCGAGGTGTGGCACGGGGCGAGGTGCGCAATCAGGACTGCGCTCTTGGGTCTCAGGCCCGGTTGGCACCGGGGGCAGCCAGTCTTGCCCCGCGGGCTCTGGCTTGTGCCTTCGAGACATGGCGAGTTCTGGCGGGGCGGGCTTCGTCGTGAGCGAGGGCTCCGCACCCGTAGGGCGACTCCCCTTCAGCTCGTACGCATCCAGTGCTTCTTGGATGGCGAAGCCCACCACCACCGCACCGGCGATGACGACCGCTCCCACCACGACCTCGGGCGCCGCCAAGACACACAGTCCGATGCCCAGGACGACCGTATCCGCCGAGGCGACCGCGCATCTCCCAGTGGGGTCATTGAAGCGAAGCCGGTCGTGGTCAAGGCGTGGGAAGCACTCCTCCACAAGCACAGGCCAGGGATGCGAAGCTTCGTGGACCGCGCAGCGCCCCTGGTCTCGCCAAGGCAGCGTCGCCGCTCGCTGGAGGTTGGCGAGCCTCGGGTCCTTGGGGACTGGCTCTCCGGCATGAGGCGTGGGGGACGTCGCGCAGGCCATGAGCAGGAGCAGCACTGCGATGCAGGTGCAGATGCGCATGGCGGTATCCCTTCACGTGGTGGGCATGAGCTTGTCTGCTCGTGAGGATGCCAGCACGCATCCTCACGAGCGGGGCACCGCTTCTGCTCAGGAGTCGCTGACGAGGAAGGTGAAGCCTTCGGCGGCGATGTCGGCGGGCAGCTCGTGCTTGCCGTCGAAGGCGTGGAACTCGACCGAGTACTTCTCATTCGTGAGCTGGTACTCGATGTACTTGCCGCTGGTGTCGAACGACAGCACAGGGTCTCGCGTTCCGTGGGACATGTACACGCGCGGCTTGCCCACCAGCTCCGACGGCGCCACGAAGCCCGCTGAGAACGCCGCGATGTGCTGGAACACATCCCCGTTCGACAGGCCCAGCGACAACGCATAGGTGGCCCCGTCCGAGAACCCGCCGATGCCCACTCGGGCCGGGTCCACCGAGAACCGGCTGAACACCTGCTTCAACTTGTCATCGATGAAGTCGCGGTCCGGACCGTACTTCCCGATGAGCATGTCCCAGGATTCCTCCTGGGACTTCGGAATCAGGAGCAGCGCTCCCGCCGTATCGGCGGAGGCTCGGAAGCGCTTGAGCATGCTCTCGGGCAGCTCGCCCGCGCCGTGCAGCAGGAGCACCAGCGGCGCGGGCGTCCCGGCCTGATAGGACTCCGGGACATACACGAGGCCGCTCGTCCCCGTGTCGGTGAGCCAGATGACGCCCTTCTCCGTGCTCAAGGCATTCGGCGCGGCGGGCCGGGCGCTCAGGCGCGAAGACCCGAACGCCGTGTTCACCACGAAGCTGTCCTCTTCGTGACAGCCCGACGCCAGCACGACCAGGGCCGCCGCCAAGAAGCCGCTCACGCACCACGACGCAGATCGCTTCATCCCTTCGCTCCTCCGTGCTCTCGCATCGCGAACGAAACGACTTCGGCGTCGCGGTATATCGAGGCCCGAGGGAGCCGACGAGGTGTCTTGGGTGACGCGCCTGCTCGGGACTACCGCACGCGCTCGATGCGCTGGCGGCGTCCCTTGATGCGTCCCTCGCTCAAGCACTGGAACGCGAGACGCGACACGCTTCGGGCGACCGCGACGTAGGCCACGCGATCCTGGATCTCAATCTTGCCCACGTCGCTCGCGTTCAGCCCGCCCGCCTCGCCCGTCAGCGCGCCGAGGATGTCTCCCGGCCGCATCTTGTCCTTGCGCCCCGCCAGGATGCACAGCGTGTCCCACGGCGAGCCGAGCCCCGCCGCGCCCGTCGCGCTCACGGGCGGCAGCGCCTCCGTGCTGGCGCGCTCCAGCCGCACGCCCGTGGCGGACTCGATGGTCTCCACCTTGCGAGCGTCCTGCGCCGTGACGAGCGACACCGCCAACCCCGTCCGCCCCGCGCGCCCCGTCCGCCCGATGCGATGCACATACGGCTCGGGCTGCGCCGGCACGTCGAAGTTGATGACGGCGTCCAACGCCTCCACGTCGATGCCTCGCCCCGCCACGTCCGTGGCCACCAGGATGCGCGTGCTGTGATTGCGGAACTTCGCCATCACGCGGTCGCGCTCCTCCTGCTCCAAGTCCCCTTGCAGTCCATCCGCGCTCACGCCCGCTCGGCTGAGCCCGCGCGCCACCTCGGCCACCGTCACCTTGAGGTTGCAGAACACGATGGCCGAGCCGGGCTGGTGATGCTGGAGGATGCGCAAGAGGAGCGCCGACTTCTCCTCGGGCGTGCACGGATAGGCCACCTGCTGGATGGTCGGCGCGCTGTCCGTCGACTCCACCGTCACGCGCGTGGGCGAGCGCTGGAACGCGCGGCTCATCTGCTCGATGGTGTCCGGGAACGTGGCGGAGAAGAGCACCGTCTGCCGGGTGCGCGGCGTCTCGGCGAGGATGCGCTCCATGTCCTCGCGGAAGCCCATGTCGAGCATCCGGTCCGCTTCGTCGAGCACCACCGTGACCAGGTTCCGCGTGTCGAGCGCCTCGCGCTGAAGCAGGTCCAACACGCGCCCCGGCGTCCCCACCGCCACGTGCGCGCCCTTCTCCAGCGCGTTCACCTGCGGGCGAATGGGCTGACCGCCCGCCAGCGCCAGCACCTGGAGGCCCGGCAGCCTGCGCCCCAGCCGGCGCAGCTCGCCCGCCACCTGCGCGCAGAGCTCACGCGTGGGGCACAGCACGAGCGCCTGGATGTGACGCCGCGACAGGTCCACCTTCTGGAGCAGCGGCAGCGCGAAGGCCGCCGTCTTCCCGCTGCCCGTGCGGGCCTGCCCCACGAGGTCCTTCCCCGCGAGCAGCACGGGGATGCTCTGCGCCTGGATGGGCGTGGCGGTCTGGAACTCCAGCTCCTGGAGGACCTGAAGCAAAGGGGGAGCAAGGGCGAGGGCAGCGAATTCCATGACGGCCTCCAAGAAGACAGAGGCGCGGGAATGAGCCTCGGGTTGTTTCACGCGCCCCGGGTCACGAGGCGCGTGCGCGCGGTTACCACGCCGTGTGACGGTAATCCTTGAAGAAGTTGCCCCAGACGAACTCGCCGGTGTTCTCGGAGGTCATCACGGGGTCCACGATGCGCGCCGCTCCGTCCACGATGTCCAGCGGCGGCTGGAAGTCCAACTCCTTCACCTTGCGCTCGGCGTGCAGGGCCGGGTCCTCGTCGGTGACCCAGCCCGTGTCCACCGCGTTCATGAAGATGTTGTCCTTCGCGTAGTCCGGCGCGGAGGTCAGCGTCATCATGTTCAGCGCGGCCTTCGCCATGTTCGTGTGCGGGTGACGGTCCGTCTTCGTCCCGCGCGAGAAGCTGCCCTCCATGGCGGACACGTTCACGATGTGCCCGGGCTTGCTGCGGTCCTTCATCATCAAGGGCTTGAGCTTGCCGCAGAGGATGAAGGGCGCCACCGCGTTCACCAGGTGCACCTCCAGCATCTCGGCGGTGGGCACCTCCGCCAGCTTCATCCGCCAGGAGTTCACCTCGCGCAGGTCCACCTGCTGGAGGTCCGCGTCCAGCCGCCCCTGCGGGAAGAGCGCCTGCGTGTCGCCCTCCTGCTCCAGGTGATACGGCTGGAGCGACAGCGCCGCCGACGAGTGGATGCCCAGCGCGGGGTCGCTGCTGCGCCACGACGCCGCGAGCGCCGACGGGTCCTGACCTCCCGCGCCGAGCGTGGGCTGGAGCGCCGTGACGCACTCCTCATGGCCCGCGAGCAACGTGCGCGCCGCGTCCGGGAGCGTGTCGAAGGCGCGCTGCTCACCGTCCAGCAGGTGCGCGTAGAAGCCGGGCGGACGGCGCACCGTCTGCGCCGCGTTGTTGATGAGGATGTCCAGCCGCTGGTGCGTCTGCTCGATGTGCCGCGCGAACAGCTCCACGCTGGGCGCGTGGCGCAGGTCCAGCCCGTGGATGTGCAGCCGGTGCGACCAGCTGGAGAAGTCCGGCTCCTGCATGTACCGGCCCGCCGCGTCCTTGGGGAAGCGCGTGGTGGCAATCACTCGCGCGCCCGAGCGCAGCAGCATGAGCGACGCCTGATAGCCAATCTTCACGCGAGCGCCGGTGATGAGCGCGACCTTGCCCGTCAGCGGCGCGCGCTGCGTGCGCTTGGCGTAGTTGAAGTCCGCGCAGTCACAGCACATCGTGTCGTAGAAGAAGTGCAGCTTGCGGTACTCCGCCTTGCACACGTAGCACCGGCGCGGGACCTCCAGGATGCGCTCGGCCTGCTCGGTGGGCGGCGGCGGCGGCAGCGCGGGCACGGTGAACACGGGGGAGCGGCGCAGCGAGCGAATCTCGGTCGTCGCGCGAATCTCGCGGTCATGCGCGCGCTTCGTCTCCTTGCGGTCGCGGCGCAGCGCCTTGGCGAAGCGAGACTTCGCGGTCCGGTCGGGGTGCACCATGCGGCCCGCCGCCGCGAGCAGCTCGATGCGGTCCTCCTCCGGCAGCCTCGCCAGCAGGAAGCGGTTCTCGCTCACCGCCTGGAGGACCCGCGTGCACGCGCGGACCTCGTCCAGCGACAGGGTGACCGGGGGCAGCGCTTCGGGCGGGGGCGGAGAAGTCGTCTCGTCGTTGCTCATCCCACCGGTGCATACCTCCCAGCGCGACGCGAGGAAAGGGCGCTGGTGGAGGCCGCCCGGCGGGGTGGTGGGAGTGCGGGCGACCGGGCCCCGCGAGTGTTGTCCCGTGGCTCAGGACAGGGGCTTTCCAGCCCCGTGGCTCAGGACAGGGGCTTTCCAGCCCCGTGGCTCAGGACAGGGGCTTTCCAGCCCCGTGGCTCAGGACGAGGGCTTCAGCCCCCCGGCGTACATGCTGCCGGAGCGCGAGATGATGACCCCGTGGGGCAAGAGCTTCATGGACAGGGCGAGCAGCCGGTTGAGCAATCCAGGGATGGACAGCTCCTTGCGCCGGACGAAGGCGCGCACCGCGAGCCGGGCGCACTCCTCGGCGGACATGATGCCCAGGTCGCCTGCCTTGAACTTCCGGGAGAGGCCGGACAGCTCCAGCATCTCGGTGGCGATGCCGCCGGGCGCGAACACCGTCACGGACACGCCCGTCTTGCGCAGCTCGTAGGCGAGCCCGCGCCCGTAGCTGATGACGAAGGACTTCGTGGCCGCGTAGGCCGTCTGGTACGGCAGCGGCGAGAAGCCGGCCATGGAGGCCACCAGCATGAGGCCGCTCGGCGTGCCCTGCTGGAGGAAGTGCGTGGAGAAGCGCTGCGAGAGGTCCACGAGGCTGGTGATGTTCGTGGCCACCATGGACTCGAAGTCCGCGGGGGCCTGCTCCAGCGCTCGGCCGAAGAACGTCACGCCCGCGTTGAGGATGGCGCCGGCCACGTCGCGCCCGGCCACGGCGGACTCGAAGAGGCGCTGAGGCTCACCCGCGCGGGAGAGGTCCGCGGCGAGCGGCGCCACCTTCACGCCGTGCTTCGACTCGAGTTCCGCTTGCAGCGCGCTCAGCCGGTCCGCGCGGCGGGCCACGGCGATGATGTTCGCGCCGTGCTGGCTCGCGAGCACGCGCGCCATCTCCAGCCCCAGTCCCGACGACGCGCCGGTGACGACCACCCAGCGATTCTTCAGCTCCAACCTGGCCATGGCGCGTTCCACTACCCCAGCCGCGCGCCGCGCGCGACCTCCGTGCGCTTGCCTGGCTCGGTGGAGCGCGAGGACCCGCCAGTTGCAGGGCCCGCAAAGTAGCAGGGCCCCGGAGGAGGGGCTCCGGGGCCCTTGCCGTGCGTC
Protein-coding regions in this window:
- a CDS encoding SDR family NAD(P)-dependent oxidoreductase — protein: MARLELKNRWVVVTGASSGLGLEMARVLASQHGANIIAVARRADRLSALQAELESKHGVKVAPLAADLSRAGEPQRLFESAVAGRDVAGAILNAGVTFFGRALEQAPADFESMVATNITSLVDLSQRFSTHFLQQGTPSGLMLVASMAGFSPLPYQTAYAATKSFVISYGRGLAYELRKTGVSVTVFAPGGIATEMLELSGLSRKFKAGDLGIMSAEECARLAVRAFVRRKELSIPGLLNRLLALSMKLLPHGVIISRSGSMYAGGLKPSS
- a CDS encoding phospholipase — its product is MKRSASWCVSGFLAAALVVLASGCHEEDSFVVNTAFGSSRLSARPAAPNALSTEKGVIWLTDTGTSGLVYVPESYQAGTPAPLVLLLHGAGELPESMLKRFRASADTAGALLLIPKSQEESWDMLIGKYGPDRDFIDDKLKQVFSRFSVDPARVGIGGFSDGATYALSLGLSNGDVFQHIAAFSAGFVAPSELVGKPRVYMSHGTRDPVLSFDTSGKYIEYQLTNEKYSVEFHAFDGKHELPADIAAEGFTFLVSDS
- the dbpA gene encoding ATP-dependent RNA helicase DbpA; this translates as MEFAALALAPPLLQVLQELEFQTATPIQAQSIPVLLAGKDLVGQARTGSGKTAAFALPLLQKVDLSRRHIQALVLCPTRELCAQVAGELRRLGRRLPGLQVLALAGGQPIRPQVNALEKGAHVAVGTPGRVLDLLQREALDTRNLVTVVLDEADRMLDMGFREDMERILAETPRTRQTVLFSATFPDTIEQMSRAFQRSPTRVTVESTDSAPTIQQVAYPCTPEEKSALLLRILQHHQPGSAIVFCNLKVTVAEVARGLSRAGVSADGLQGDLEQEERDRVMAKFRNHSTRILVATDVAGRGIDVEALDAVINFDVPAQPEPYVHRIGRTGRAGRTGLAVSLVTAQDARKVETIESATGVRLERASTEALPPVSATGAAGLGSPWDTLCILAGRKDKMRPGDILGALTGEAGGLNASDVGKIEIQDRVAYVAVARSVSRLAFQCLSEGRIKGRRQRIERVR
- a CDS encoding SDR family oxidoreductase; translated protein: MSNDETTSPPPPEALPPVTLSLDEVRACTRVLQAVSENRFLLARLPEEDRIELLAAAGRMVHPDRTAKSRFAKALRRDRKETKRAHDREIRATTEIRSLRRSPVFTVPALPPPPPTEQAERILEVPRRCYVCKAEYRKLHFFYDTMCCDCADFNYAKRTQRAPLTGKVALITGARVKIGYQASLMLLRSGARVIATTRFPKDAAGRYMQEPDFSSWSHRLHIHGLDLRHAPSVELFARHIEQTHQRLDILINNAAQTVRRPPGFYAHLLDGEQRAFDTLPDAARTLLAGHEECVTALQPTLGAGGQDPSALAASWRSSDPALGIHSSAALSLQPYHLEQEGDTQALFPQGRLDADLQQVDLREVNSWRMKLAEVPTAEMLEVHLVNAVAPFILCGKLKPLMMKDRSKPGHIVNVSAMEGSFSRGTKTDRHPHTNMAKAALNMMTLTSAPDYAKDNIFMNAVDTGWVTDEDPALHAERKVKELDFQPPLDIVDGAARIVDPVMTSENTGEFVWGNFFKDYRHTAW